The following is a genomic window from Prevotella sp. E13-17.
TCATCATGACGGGCAACATCCGCACCGTCGGCCACACGGCGGCTAACACCTACCACTTCGGCAGGCAAGACGATAACATCACATTCACTTCAGAGGCTCCTACCACGGGAATCAAGAAGTTCACCACGACGGCAGGAACTCTTGCAGAAACTTCGGCAGCAGGAACTGTGTCGCTGACCATGCCTGCAAGCGATGTGACGGTCAGCCTTTCCGACGTGACGCCAGAGATTGCCGCCATCGACGCACAAACCTATACGGGCAATGCCATTGAGCCGACAGTCACAGTCAGCAATATGACGGCAGATACGGACTATACAGTAAGCTATTCCGACAATACAAATGCAGGAACTGCCACCGTGACCATCGCGGGCAAGGGCTTCTATTTCGGCACGGTGATAATGACATTCACCATCACCAAGGCCACGCCGACTATCACAGCCCCGGCAGCTGTAACCAATCTCATCTATAACGGTTCGGAACATGCACTCGTATCAGCAGGTACAACCGACTTCGGCACAATGACCTACAGCCTCGACGGTACGAACTATTCCACCGACATTCCCACGGCAACAAAAGGCGGAACCTACACCGTATATTATAAGGTGGAGGGGAGCGACAACTGGAATGCGGTAGATGCGCAGACGGTCAGCGTGACCATCGCGCCCCGTACCTACACCGTTACCTTTGATGCCAATGGCGGCGAGGGCACGATGGAGCCGATGCTGCTGACCTACGACGGTGACTGGGCGGCACTGACCGCCAACACGTTCACCCGTTCGGGCTATGGCTTCAGCGGATGGAACACCGAGGCCGACGGCAGCGGCACAAACTACTATGACGAAGAAGAGGTATATAACCTGACCGACGAGGCAAACGGCAACGTCATGCTCTATGCACAGTGGGGATGGGACATCGCCACTTTCGAAATCAAGGGCACGCTGGAAGCCTACGATGACGGCTATGGCCCCTACTATCCACTCAGCAACAACGTGGAGGTGTGGAATGGCAATACGAAGTTGACGTTCGAAACGGACTATACCATTGAACTCGACCCCAACATTGGCACCTACGACTATGTTGTTGGAGAGCAATATCAGGCCACCGTCAAAGGTACAGGCGACTGGGGCGGCAAGAAGACCTTCACGTTCACCTTTGTAGCGCTGCACCATACCATCGTGTTCGATGCCAACGGTGGCACAGGCACGATGGACGATGACACCGTGGCCAACGATGATGGAAATGCTGGTAGATACTATCTGCCTGCGTGCGGCTTCATCGCTCCCCTAGGCAAGGTGTTCGACCACTGGGTGGCCAGTTGCGAGCCTGACGCAGAGAAGCAGCCCGGCGACTACTTCACCGCGCCGTATATCTGGAGCGAGTACGATGTGCAGACCATCACAGTGACGGCCTACTGGAGGGATGCGCTGATTCTGCTCGATGATGACAGTGCTCAGCCCGAGGGAAGCAAGAACGCCGACATCATCGACAGCGCATCGGGCGACGGCAAGCAGTATGCCGTGACCCTCAGTGGCCGCACGCTCTTCAAGGACGGCTCCTGGAACACCCTGTGCCTGCCCTTCGACGTGATCACGGCGAGCGGCATCCTCAGCGGCGACGGTGTGCAGGCCATGACGCTGAACACTACGACGAGCAACTTCGCCGACGGCACGCTGACACTGAACTTCGACGCCGCCACGACCATCCCCGCCGGCACACCGTTCATCATCAAGTGGGACGAGAGCGGCACGGACATTGAAAACCCCGTCTTTGAGGGCGTCACCGTCAGCGATGCCAAGCATGACGCCACCATCGAGGGCGTGCTCACCTTCACCGGCACTTACGCCCCCGTCAGCATCGGCAGCGAGGGCGACAACACCAAGCTCTACCTTGGCAGCGGCAACACGCTCTACTATCCCAATGCCGCCATGACCATCGGTACCCACCGCGCCTACTTCCAGCTGGCCGACGGCATCACCGCCGGCCAGCCTGTGTCGGGCAGCAATGCGAAGCAGATTCGCGCCTTCAATCTGAACTTCTTTGACGAGCAAAGCGGCGAAGCCGAGCGTGGCGACGATGAGGCAACGGGAATAGTCAGTGCGGAAGCAAATTGGCTTTCCCCTTCGGGCCGCCGAGCTGAACCTTCTTCACTCTTCACTCTTCACTCTTCACTTTCAGAGTGGTACACCCTTGACGGTCGCAAGCTCGACGGGCAGCCGACGCAGCGTGGCATCTACATCCACGGAGGCAAGAAAGTAGTAGTGAAGTAAACTCCTTAGAATAAAAATAAATTCTACGGACTCTACGGACTCCAAGGACAGTCTCGAAAGTCCTTAGACAAAAAGAAACAATAAATCATAGAGAACAATGAAGAAACAAGAATATCAGAAGCCCACCATAGAGGTGGTCAAGCTACAGCAGCAAGGCATCATCTGCACCAGCGATGTAAGAAGTGTCAGCGGCAATGCCGGCATGGACTATGACGGCGGCGGCAACGGCCCCGCCCGTGCCCGCCAGCACAACCCTATCGTCTGGGATGATTGGGACGAAAAGGACGATTGGGAATAAGTAACGATAAAAATCAAAATAGTATGCCTCCCCATCTGTTTGCAACCACAAGCGATGGGGAGGCTCTTGTAAAAACGCAATGCCAAGAACTGCGACACGATGCCGCAGTTCTTTTTATTTTGCCAGTCGCTTGCATCTGTTCTCCCACAACCTTTCAATCTCCCCTTGATGTTCCGACTCATCGGTGTAAAGGAACTCGGTATAGTCTGCCTTGTCAGCCCATTGTGATTATCGCAACGAAGGAATCTTGCCTTATATCCGCATGAAGGGTAACATACTCTATCGTGAGTCTGATGTCGAAAGAGTTCTGAGGCGCTGTATAAAAGGCAAAATGACGCTGCAATCGGGTTAAAAAGCGCAAAGTGTTAGGTTTTTTTGGCGAAAATTGAGTACCTTTGCACACGAATTATGGCAAACTCTATACATATATAATAATAGTAGCGGCCATTGTGCTATCCATAAAGAACCGTGCGCGTATCTACAGTCAGACAGCGTGGAGCAAATGCTAACAGCCCATCTGGCAGAATATGAATTCCTGTATGCTGCGGCTTCCCCGTGGGGGCAACAGTTGCATTCCTATGATGGTCGTGCTCCCTGTGTGTTTGAGGTCAGCCCCGAGAAGTCTGTCCTGACATTCAATGTCGAGGGAGAGAGAAAGACATACTCCTTAGAAGGAGCAAGTGAGCAGTTATTCAAGAAGTAAATAATTTAAAAGTCAGAAAGATGATGAGAAAAATCATGCAATGGATGGTGGCTGCCACCCTGACAAGCAGCCTCTTTGTATGGACATCCTGTTCGAACGATGACAATGCGGTGATTCCGCAGCCCGGCCATGAAACGGAGTTCGGCGCACTGCTGAAAACACTGGACTGGGGCACGGACACATGCTTCGTCTATGGTCACAAGACACCCGACGTGGATGCCGTCACCTCGGCCTTGTCGTATGCCAGGCTGATGCGGCTGATGGGCTACAACTGCAAGGCCAAGGTGTCGAGCGGGATGAACCGCGAGACGGCCTATATTGCTCACGTGTTCGGCTTCGAGCTGCCCGAACTGAAGTCGAGCGTGGTGCCGCAGACACGGCTCATCCTGACCGACCACACCGACTATGCCCAGTGTGTGGACGGTGCCCGTGAGGCCGTTATCCTGCAGAAGATAGACCACCATGTGGAGGGCGACATAGCCGACAGCGGCATCCCCTTCGTGCGCCGCGAGATGATTGGCTCTACCAACACCATCATCTACGAGATGTATAAGGAACAGGGCATCACCATCGACGACGAGACCGCCCGCATCATGCTGGCAGGCATCATCAGCGACACGCGCAACCTGTCGAAAACCACCACGCAGGCCATCGACTCCACGGCATTACAGGCCCTTGCCGCACAGTTGGCCATCAGCCCCGACTCTGTGGTCAGCCTGAACCGCGGCATGGAGGATGCCGCCACCGACTATACCGGCATGACCGATGCCGAGATTTTCCTCTCCGACTACAAGGAGTACGAGATCAGCGGCCATCAGCTTGGCTTCGGCAGTCTCGTCTGCAAGCAGAGCCAGATGGAAGCCTTCATTGACCGCATGCTGGCAGTCATGCCCAAAGTGATGCGGCAGCGAGGACGGCAGATGCTTGTGGCAAAGATCGACAACAAGGTGGAGAACACGGGTGACGACCGTGCCGAACGGCCTTACGTGGAGAATGGCACCTATTTTATATACTATGGTGAAGGCGCCAAGCAGATGGCTGAGGCCATCTTCGGAGCGTCGTTGCGTGAGGGCGTCTGCTATACATCCGAGAAACTCTCACGCAAGCAGATTGTGCCGCGCATCACTGAAGTGCTGACTGGTAATTAAGTATAGAATGTGGTTGATCTAAAGTATTTGTTTCGCAATGCGTTTGGCCAATGCCATGATGGTGAGAATGGGGGGCAGACCAAGAGACTGAGGCAGAAGAGAGGCATCGCAGACATAGAGATTGTCGGGCAGATGTGGTGAATGGAGTGTTTGTGCTTCGGCTTCGGTGAGTGGCAACATGCCACCAGGATGTCCGGCATTGAGTGTCCCCAGGAAAATGTCTTGTTCCGTTGTAACCAACAAGCAGTATCTTAAGAGGCTGGCCCTCTGTGTACTCCTCGTATTGGTAAAGTCCTAAGCGTGACAGCGGTTTGGCGAATTTCGACAGCCACACTATGATTCGAACAATATAAGATAATAATCGATCCAAAATTTGTACTCCTTATTTCTTGAGCGTATCAATAATCGCGTCAAGTTCCTCTGCCAGACGCTGATAGTCTTCGAGCTTGAGAGGGCACATACTCATCTCTTCGCT
Proteins encoded in this region:
- a CDS encoding GMC oxidoreductase, producing MVTTEQDIFLGTLNAGHPGGMLPLTEAEAQTLHSPHLPDNLYVCDASLLPQSLGLPPILTIMALAKRIAKQIL
- a CDS encoding DHH family phosphoesterase translates to MMRKIMQWMVAATLTSSLFVWTSCSNDDNAVIPQPGHETEFGALLKTLDWGTDTCFVYGHKTPDVDAVTSALSYARLMRLMGYNCKAKVSSGMNRETAYIAHVFGFELPELKSSVVPQTRLILTDHTDYAQCVDGAREAVILQKIDHHVEGDIADSGIPFVRREMIGSTNTIIYEMYKEQGITIDDETARIMLAGIISDTRNLSKTTTQAIDSTALQALAAQLAISPDSVVSLNRGMEDAATDYTGMTDAEIFLSDYKEYEISGHQLGFGSLVCKQSQMEAFIDRMLAVMPKVMRQRGRQMLVAKIDNKVENTGDDRAERPYVENGTYFIYYGEGAKQMAEAIFGASLREGVCYTSEKLSRKQIVPRITEVLTGN